The following coding sequences are from one Capsicum annuum cultivar UCD-10X-F1 chromosome 3, UCD10Xv1.1, whole genome shotgun sequence window:
- the LOC124896921 gene encoding serine/arginine repetitive matrix protein 1-like, producing the protein MARSSSISLHVRSPLLIELCEIATSGEHRSPIGPDPISQPENQTSSYSRGASASSGRGASASSGRSSSPPRSAATVNNHPSPSFPLSGDNSHRRQQPAPPSSSTPNPRTAVIIVGQPSPSLHHRSSPEPDLRWVLVSCSTAGEHRSPTGPEPISQPENPTRSYSRGVSASSGRSSSPPRSAATVNNHASPSFPPSGDNSHRRQQPAPPPPSTPNPRTVVIIAGQPPPFLRHRSSPEPDLRWVLISCCLLVDLGFAYFLVRRR; encoded by the exons ATGGCTCGATCGTCATCAATTAGTCTACACGTTCGTTCTCCACTCTTGATAGAGTTGTG CGAAATAGCCACCTCAGGCGAACACCGTTCGCCGATCGGACCCGACCCGATCTCCCAACCCGAGAATCAGACTAGCTCCTACAGCCGCGGCGCATCGGCCAGCTCCGGCCGCGGCGCGTCGGCCAGCTCCGGCCGCAGCTCGTCACCGCCTAGATCTGCCGCCACCGTCAACAACCACCCGTCGCCGTCCTTCCCTCTCTCCGGTGACAACAGTCACCGTCGACAACAACCCGCACCGCCTTCGTCGTCAACACCCAACCCCCGAACGGCAGTCATCATAGTCGGTCAGCCGTCGCCGTCTCTCCATCACAGGAGCTCCCCGGAGCCCGATCTACGTTGGGTTTTGGTTTCCTGCT CCACCGCAGGCGAACACCGTTCGCCGACCGGACCCGAACCGATCTCCCAACCCGAGAATCCGACCAGATCCTACAGCCGCGGCGTATCGGCCAGCTCCGGCCGCAGCTCGTCACCGCCTAGATCTGCCGCCACCGTCAACAACCACGCGTCGCCGTCCTTCCCTCCCTCCGGTGACAACAGTCACCGTCGACAACAACCCGCACCGCCTCCGCCGTCAACACCCAACCCCCGAACAGTAGTCATCATAGCCGGTCAGCCGCCGCCGTTTCTCCGTCATCGGAGCTCCCCGGAGCCCGATCTGCGTTGGGTTTTGATTTCCTGCTGTTTGTTGGTTGATCTTGGTTTCGCTTATTTCTTGGTTCGTCGTCGATAG
- the LOC107852167 gene encoding coatomer subunit beta'-1 yields MTFAIEIEEKHVQRSARVKSLDIHPTEPWILVSLYTGTVQIWNYQSQTVEKKYEVSQSPVRSAKFIAREKSIVAGADDHFIRVYSYTTDEKTKEFKAHDDYIRSLAVHPTLPYVLSGSDDMLIKLWDLEKDWACIQVFKGHNHYVMQVTFNPKENQTFTSASLDCTMKVWNLSSSDPILELEAHSKGINCVDFLSCVDKQYLITGSDDHTAKVWDLQTQTCVQFLEGHKNNVSALAVHPELPVLFTGSEDGTFSVWDATNYRLLNTQISGLGRVWAIEFARLEGSHMIILGCDEGMTMGKIVCSEITPGED; encoded by the exons ATG ACTTTTGCAATCGAAATTGAG GAAAAACATGTCCAGAGATCAGCAAGGGTCAAGTCCTTGGACATCCACCCAACAGAGCCTTG GATTTTAGTGAGCTTGTACACAGGAACTGTACAAATATGGAACTACCAATCTCAA ACTGTGGAGAAGAAGTATGAAGTCTCACAGTCTCCAG TCAGGTCAGCCAAGTTTATCGCCCGTGAAAAAAGTATTGTTGCTGGAGCAGATGATCACTTCATTCGAGTTTACAGCTACACAACAGATGAAAAGACTAAAGAATTCAAAGCACACGACGATTATATCAGATCATTAGCTGTGCATCCTACTCTTCCTTATGTGTTGTCAGGTTCTGATGACATGTTGATAAAGCTTTGGGACTTGGAAAAAGACTGGGCTTGTATTCAGGTTTTTAAGGGGCATAACCACTATGTGATGCAAGTGACCTTCAATCCAAAAGAAAACCAGACGTTTACGAGTGCATCGCTCGACTGCACAATGAAG GTGTGGAATCTTAGCTCCTCTGATCCGATTCTCGAGCTAGAAGCACATTCGAAGGGGATAAATTGTGTTGATTTCTTAAGTTGTGTTGATAAACAATATCTAATCACTGGATCAGATGATCATACTGCTAAG GTGTGGGACTTGCAAACTCAAACGTGTGTCCAGTTTCTTGAAGGTCATAAGAATAACGTTTCTGCATTGGCTGTGCATCCAGAACTTCCAGTTCTTTTTACAGGTTCTGAGGATGGAACATTTAGTGTGTGGGATGCTACTAATTACAG ATTACTCAACACACAAATCTCTGGACTGGGGAGAGTTTGGGCAATTGAATTTGCACGCTTGGAAGGTTCTCACAT GATTATCCTTGGCTGTGATGAAGGAATGACTATGGGAAAGATTGTATGTTCAGAAATTACTCCTGGGGAAGATTGA